In one Brassica oleracea var. oleracea cultivar TO1000 chromosome C9, BOL, whole genome shotgun sequence genomic region, the following are encoded:
- the LOC106315715 gene encoding translation machinery-associated protein 22-like, with protein sequence MAEKLEPAKVLYCGVCSLPAEYCEFGPDFGRCKPWLVENAPDLYPDLLKEANEKAADNVSDKLQSLGISSGGADGAPSSSQSGGTSKKEEVKRLPGGKLKKKDRQEVIIEKVVRNKRKSITIVKGLELFGIKLSDASKKLGKKFATGASVVKGPTEKEQIDVQGDIIYDIVEFITDTWPDVPERSIFFIEDGKKVQAG encoded by the exons ATGGCGGAGAAGCTGGAGCCGGCGAAGGTTTTGTACTGCGGAGTTTGCTCTCTTCCAGCTGAATACTGCGAGTTCGGTCCCGATTTCGGAAGATGCAAGCCATGGCTCGTTGAGAACGCACCCGATCTCTATCCTGATCTCCTCAAAG AGGCTAATGAGAAGGCAGCAGATAATGTCTCTGACAAACTCCAGTCCCTTGGAATCTCTTCTGGTGGCGCTGATGGTGCTCCCTCTTCATCTCAGTCTG GAGGGACATCGAAGAAGGAGGAAGTGAAACGCCTTCCTGGGGGAAAACTAAAAAAGAAA GATAGACAAGAAGTTATTATTGAAAAGGTTGTGCGCAACAAGCGCAAGTCTATCACCATTGTGAAAGGACTGGAACTGTTTG GGATAAAACTCAGTGATGCGTCGAAAAAGCTTGGGAAGAAGTTTGCCACTGGAGCATCAGTTGTCAAG GGGCCAACTGAAAAGGAGCAGATTGATGTTCAAGGAGATATAATCTATGACATCGTTGAGTTCATTACAGACACTTGGCCCGAT GTACCTGAAAGATCCATTTTCTTCATTGAAGATGGGAAGAAGGTTCAAGCTGGTTGA
- the LOC106316159 gene encoding beta-fructofuranosidase, insoluble isoenzyme CWINV6-like — protein sequence MAQHGNGVLNRTSFHFQPHRNWINDPNAPMYYKGFYHMFYQHNNLSPRFSEIMIWGHSVSQDMVNWIQLEPAFVPTASFDRHSCWSGSATILPDGKPVILYTGLEEHEELDRRQVTVLAEPKDASDPLLREWVKPKNNPVMLPPHDVPHDCFRDPTTGWQGQDGIWRVIVGAKEINTERGMAVLYRSKDFVEWTKYPTPLLATQDTGMWECPDFFPVSITGKEGVETSVNNAGVKHVLKSSFGGHDCYVIGTYSSENEDFAADSEFTNTTADLRYDHGTFYASKAFFDSVKNRRINWGWVVETDSVEDDIAKGWSGLLSLPREMWLDTSGTRLIQWPIEEINYLRTNQVSLDNTHLAGCSILEISGITAAQADVEVTFDLPVLEGNPQVLDSDHVDDAVLFDRDSSVGCVYGPFGLLALATSDLSEQTAIFFKIIRRGNGYSVVMGSDENKSSLRDNARKSAHGTVLDIDPRHEKISLRCLIDHSIIESYGAGGRNVITSRVYPKLAIGEAAKLYVFNDGTRGVTISSLEAWSMRTAEVNLNAL from the exons ATGGCTCAACATGGAAACGGCGTGCTTAACAGGACTTCCTTCCATTTCCAACCTCATAGAAACTGGATCAACG ATCCAAACG CGCCAATGTATTACAAAGGATTCTACCATATGTTCTACCAGCACAATAACTTGTCTCCCCGATTCAGTGAGATAATGATATGGGGACACTCTGTTTCACAAGACATGGTCAACTGGATCCAACTCGAACCAGCCTTTGTTCCTACTGCGTCCTTTGACAGACACAGCTGCTGGTCTGGATCCGCCACTATCCTCCCTGATGGCAAACCAGTAATTCTCTACACTGGACTCGAGGAACACGAGGAGCTTGACAGACGCCAGGTTACAGTTCTTGCCGAACCTAAGGATGCTTCCGACCCTTTGCTTCGTGAGTGGGTAAAGCCAAAGAACAATCCTGTGATGCTTCCGCCACACGACGTCCCTCACGATTGTTTCCGTGACCCTACAACCGGGTGGCAAGGACAAGATGGGATCTGGAGAGTTATCGTGGGAGCTAAGGAGATAAACACTGAGAGAGGAATGGCGGTTTTGTACAGAAGTAAAGACTTTGTGGAATGGACAAAGTATCCAACTCCTTTACTTGCGACACAAGACACAGGAATGTGGGAATGTCCTGATTTTTTCCCGGTTTCTATTACCGGTAAAGAAGGTGTAGAGACATCGGTGAACAATGCTGGTGTGAAGCATGTCTTGAAATCGAGTTTTGGAGGCCATGATTGCTATGTTATTGGTACATACTCTTCTGAGAATGAAGACTTTGCAGCTGATTCTGAGTTCACTAACACAACTGCTGATTTGAGGTATGATCATGGAACGTTCTATGCTTCTAAGGCCTTCTTTGACAGTGTTAAGAATCGGAGGATCAACTGGGGATGGGTTGTAGAGACTGATAGCGTGGAAGATGATATCGCGAAGGGATGGTCTGGCCTTCTG TCTCTTCCTAGGGAGATGTGGCTGGACACAAGTGGGACGAGGCTGATACAATGGCCAATCGAAGAAATCAACTATCTTAGGACTAATCAAGTTAGCTTGGATAACACGCATCTCGCAGGCTGCTCGATTCTTGAAATATCAGGCATCACTGCAGCACAA GCTGACGTAGAAGTGACTTTTGATCTGCCTGTTCTGGAAGGCAACCCCCAAGTACTTGATTCTGATCATGTTGATGATGCGGTTTTGTTCGACCGTGACAGCTCGGTTGGATGTGTTTATGGACCTTTTGGGTTGCTAGCATTGGCTACCAGTGATTTATCTGAACAAACTGCAATTTTCTTCAAAATAATTCGTCGTGGAAATGGATATTCGGTTGTAATGGGCAGCGATGAGAATAA GTCTTCGTTGAGAGACAACGCAAGGAAATCTGCACATGGAACAGTCCTAGATATTGATCCAAGACATGAGAAGATCTCATTGAGATGTTTG ATTGATCACTCGATTATAGAGAGCTATGGAGCAGGAGGAAGAAATGTAATAACGTCTAGGGTTTATCCCAAATTGGCAATTGGTGAAGCAGCTAAGCTTTACGTGTTCAATGATGGAACAAGGGGTGTGACCATTTCGTCTCTGGAAGCTTGGAGCATGAGAACTGCTGAAGTCAATTTAAACGCACTTTAA
- the LOC106313524 gene encoding uncharacterized protein LOC106313524, producing the protein MEDYGCQRPCGGMQIQPYNGVPGTGDFRSYSASYGTATESNMYDMKKGKSIGRSKSWGITDPELKRKKRVASYKMYSVEGQVKGSFRKSFRWLKHRYTQVVYGWW; encoded by the coding sequence ATGGAAGATTACGGCTGTCAAAGACCGTGCGGAGGGATGCAGATCCAGCCTTACAACGGCGTTCCTGGAACCGGAGACTTCAGGAGCTATAGCGCTTCTTACGGGACGGCGACGGAGAGCAACATGTACGATATGAAGAAGGGAAAATCGATAGGGAGGTCGAAATCTTGGGGGATAACGGACCCGGAGCTGAAGAGGAAGAAAAGGGTGGCGAGTTACAAGATGTATAGTGTTGAAGGCCAAGTCAAAGGCTCTTTTAGAAAAAGCTTCAGATGGCTTAAACATAGGTACACGCAGGTCGTCTATGGCTGGTGGTGA
- the LOC106313523 gene encoding probable magnesium transporter NIPA9, translating into MWESICLTLAATAGNNIGKVLQKKGTIILPPLSLKLKVIRAYAVNKPWALGFLMDIFGALLMLRALSLAPVSVVQPVSGCGLAILSVFSHFYLKEVMNVFDWIGITVAGIGTIGVGAGGEEQKASLISVFQLLWLALVVAILFVLLNAWLHIYKRQRREQELMEYEVVEEIIYGLESGVLFGMASVVSKMGFVFVEQGFSAMFIPICISISICCSGTGFFYQTRGLKHGRAIVVSTCAAVASIVTGVVAGMFALGEKLPTSPSGRLLLLLGWLLIMLGVVLLVTSSRLIRHLPRSFRRSRQTSVERGFNLRRTASHTPKDTNPSAVIQAATLHHLLSSASKEKD; encoded by the exons ATGTGGGAATCGATATGCCTGACGCTTGCGGCCACCGCCGGTAACAACATCGGCAAGGTTCTGCAGAAGAAGGGCACTATCATCCTCCCTCCTCTCTCCCTCAAGCTTAAG GTGATAAGAGCATATGCTGTGAACAAACCTTGGGCGTTAGGTTTTCTCATGGACATTTTTGGGGCTTTGTTGATGCTCAGAGCTCTTTCTCTTGCTCCT GTGTCTGTTGTTCAGCCAGTTTCGGGATGTGGACTTGCCATTCTTTCTGTCTTTTCGCATTTTTATCTCAAGGAAGTTATGAATGTTTTTGACTGGATTGGGATCACCGTGGCTGGCATTGGTACCATAG GAGTTGGCGCTGGTGGTGAGGAGCAAAAAGCATCTTTGATATCTGTCTTCCAGTTGCTCTGGCTGGCTCTTGTTGTTGCCATCTTGTTT GTACTACTAAATGCGTGGCTTCATATCTATAAACGCCAGCGCAGGGAGCAGGAGCTG ATGGAATATGAAGTGGTGGAAGAAATTATATATGGCTTGGAATCTGGGGTTTTATTCGG GATGGCATCTGTAGTATCAAAGATGGGTTTTGTATTCGTGGAGCAGGGGTTTTCTGCAATGTTCATTCCCATCTGCATCTCTATTAGTATATGCTGTAGCGGAACGGGATTTTTCTACCAG ACCCGGGGACTAAAACATGGGAGAGCAATAGTAGTATCCACTTGCGCTGCTGTGGCATCAATTGTAACAGGTGTGGTCGCGGGAATGTTTGCTTTGGGTGAGAAATTGCCCACTTCACCATCTGGTCGACTTTTGCTTCTCTTGGGATG GTTACTTATAATGCTTGGTGTTGTATTACTGGTGACTTCATCACGACTTATCAGACATCTTCCAAGGTCATTCCGGCGTTCAAGACAGACCAGTGTAGAAAGAGGTTTCAACTTAAGACGAACAGCATCTCACACGCCGAAGGATACAAACCCAAGTGCGGTTATCCAAGCAGCAACATTGCACCATCTCTTATCATCCGCATCAAAAGAGAAAGACTAA
- the LOC106315714 gene encoding uncharacterized protein LOC106315714, whose protein sequence is MSETRWNRSSNERSDNSEIQHRRVVIENSHGEKLVGVLHDTGSTETVVICHGFRSSKDRIPMPAIANVFEKAMISSFRFDFAGNGESQGSFEYGNYRREAEDLRSVLQHLRGENRDISAIIGHSKGGSVVLLYAAKYKDVHTVVNISGRFFLERGIEMRLGKDYLKRIKENGFIDVSNRKTTPFLFLVAGKFEYRVTEESLMDRLTTNTHEACLSIHENCRVLTVHGTHDRIVHVTEASEFAKYIKNHKLCLIEGADHEFTSHQHQLASTVLSFFKMDLKKDEGGISTSNRDRIRSALTIKPRI, encoded by the exons ATGTCGGAGACACGTTGGAATCGATCTAGCAATGAACGAAGCGACAACTCCG AGATTCAACACAGAAGAGTTGTAATAGAGAACAGTCATGGTGAGAAACTCGTGGGAGTTTTGCATGATACCGGCTCCACTGAGACTGTTGTCATCTGCCATGGCTTTCGTTCATCAAAG GATCGGATTCCAATGCCGGCCATTGCGAATGTCTTTGAAAAGGCCATGATCAGTTCTTTCCGGTTTGATTTCGCTGGCAACGG GGAAAGCCAAGGATCATTTGAGTATGGCAACTATCGCCGTGAAGCTGAAGATCTGCGCTCTGTTCTGCAACACTTGCGTGGGGAAAACCGTGACATTTCTGCAATCATCGGACATAGCAAAG GTGGAAGTGTGGTGCTTTTGTATGCAGCAAAGTACAAGGATGTGCACACTGTTGTCAATATCTCTGGACGGTTTTTTCTTGAGAGAGGAATAGAAATGCGGCTTGGTAAGGACTACTTAAAGAGAATCAAGGAGAATGGGTTCATTGATGTTAGTAACAGAAAG ACAACACCTTTCCTTTTTCTCGTTGCAGGAAAGTTTGAATATCGAGTTACTGAAGAGAGTCTAATGGACCGTCTCACAACCAACACTCATGAAGCATGTCTCTCAATTCATGAAAACTGCAG GGTGTTAACAGTTCATGGAACACACGATAGAATAGTGCATGTAACAGAAGCATCCGAGTTCGCCAAATACATAAAGAACCATAAACTGTGTCTTATTGAAGGAGCTGATCATGAGTTCACTTCTCACCAGCATCAGCTGGCTTCTACTGTTTTATCATTCTTCAAAATGGATCTGAAAAAAGATGAAGGTGGTATCAGTACAAGTAACCGAGACCGCATAAGATCAGCGCTTACGATCAAGCCGCGAATTTAA
- the LOC106315636 gene encoding cytokinin riboside 5'-monophosphate phosphoribohydrolase LOG8-like: MEENQRSRFKKVCVFCGSHSGNREVFSDAAIELGNELVKRKIDLVYGGGSVGLMGLISRRVYEGGFHVLGIIPKALMPIEISGETVGEVRVVADMHERKAAMAQESEAFIALPGGYGTMEELLEMITWSQLGIHKKTVGILNTDGYYNNLLALFDTGVQEGFIKPGARNIVVSAPTAKELMEKMEEYTPSHKHVASHESWNVEELGAYPGQQSKQP, translated from the exons ATGGAGGAGAACCAGAGAAGCAGGTTCAAAAAAGTTTGTGTCTTTTGCGGAAGCCACTCTGGTAATAGAGAAGTCTTCAGTGATGCTGCCATCGAACTCGGCAATGAACTC GTGAAGAGGAAGATAGACTTGGTTTATGGAGGAGGAAGTGTTGGGTTGATGGGTCTTATATCCAGGAGAGTCTATGAAGGTGGTTTCCACGTTCTCGG GATCATTCCCAAAGCTTTGATGCCAATTGAG ATATCTGGTGAGACAGTTGGAGAAGTAAGGGTTGTCGCTGACATGCACGAACGCAAAGCTGCAATGGCTCAAGAATCTGAGGCCTTCATTGCTCTCCCTG GAGGTTATGGAACAATGGAGGAGCTGCTGGAGATGATAACATGGTCACAACTTGGTATCCATAAGAAGACG GTTGGTATATTGAATACTGATGGCTACTATAACAACTTGCTTGCTTTATTTGACACGGGCGTCCAAGAAGGTTTTATCAAACCAGGGGCACGTAATATTGTGGTTTCTGCACCAACAGCCAAAGAGCTTATGGAGAAGATGGAG GAATATACTCCTTCACATAAGCATGTTGCATCCCACGAAAGCTGGAATGTTGAGGAACTTGGAGCTTACCCTGGACAACAAAGCAAGCAGCCATAA
- the LOC106316805 gene encoding glutaredoxin-C10-like — translation MKKMQGLWNFPNDDVSVDLTVPPTAPPPLSSSTASTSLSFDEEETSESKIERLISEHPVLIFTRSSSCCMCHVMKKLLSTVGVHPTVIEVDEEEIACLAVQTAPVLFIGGACVGGFESLVALHLSGHLVSRLVEVGALWA, via the coding sequence ATGAAGAAGATGCAAGGTTTATGGAACTTTCCTAACGACGACGTTTCGGTAGACCTGACGGTTCCTCCTACAGCACCACCACCGTTATCCTCCTCCACCGCCTCGACAAGCCTATCGTTCGATGAAGAGGAGACTTCAGAGTCGAAGATCGAACGGTTGATATCGGAGCATCCGGTGCTCATATTCACTCGATCCTCCTCCTGTTGCATGTGTCACGTCATGAAAAAGCTTCTATCGACCGTTGGAGTCCATCCAACAGTGATCGAGGTCGACGAAGAAGAGATAGCTTGCCTCGCTGTTCAAACCGCTCCGGTGCTCTTCATCGGTGGTGCTTGTGTCGGTGGGTTCGAGTCTCTTGTCGCACTTCACCTTAGTGGTCATCTAGTTTCTAGACTCGTCGAGGTTGGAGCCTTATGGGCATAA